Below is a genomic region from Ascaphus truei isolate aAscTru1 chromosome 8, aAscTru1.hap1, whole genome shotgun sequence.
GTCGTCAGTGTAGTagaagaggatcaaagatgcaaagttctgtggccaggcagtcactagatacaattggtgcactgctagagagagggcagggctcaaaaaggggtgtgccagagcctgtttcagaataggaaggggatgggactttgtaaacggttgctatagaaacaaaaaatgcttgttacattagagtACATTTTAATGTACtctagagttgtttaaaaaaaattattttctcatagtattgaactgatgtattaaaaaaataacacataTGGATATTGCTTTTTTCTGCTGCCTTAACAGAGGGTAAACCGTATAGTAGAAATGCATGTGTAAAATGCTAACTGATTGCTACATAGCTTTGGGACAAGGTATGCCACTATAAATAAATGTAGGAACCTTACAGGGTGAGATGCTAATTTTTCCTGTTTTAGTTCTAATACATAATACCAAAACCTAACCAGAATTGTTgtgaaaataaacaaaacaaaaaccccTGCCTTACTAACACAAATCTACCCCTTTCTACTAAGGTATTCACCTATGTTGATAGAACTTTGGAcatttaaaatggctgctgcaaCAAACCTTCTGGTGAGCCAATCAGCAACTGGAACCAATGAACCTGTCAGGAAACTGTCCAGAGGCCATTTTGGAAGAGGGCAATGACCCTTAATGGAGGAATGATGTCAAATAGGAATAATCTTGATAACTTTTATTCCCATCATAAACCTTTAAACGTCTTTTTGGGAGGCCCCAAGAAAGCTGGATATCAGTAAAAATGTTGGGATAATCAGCCAAATATATTTGACATTGCTGCTGCACTGGCCCAGCACGTGTAACAGCACTGTGACAGGAACATACCTGCCACTGGGGAAGGAAGGGAACGCCACCGACTTCAGCTTCTTCTCCTCAGCAATAGATAAGCAGTTCTTAACGGTCTTCTCCAGCTGCTCTTCACACTTGTCTGATCCCCACTGAGGGATGTGGCAGTGGATGACAAACTTGGCTGCTAGTCCGTTTGCCTGGCTGAGGGCAGCTAGAGAGCAACAAGGAAAGTCGTTAGCCCTAAAATAATTATACTATGGAAAATGCAACTCCTGTCTCAGGAGAAAGGTGTATTATTATTCGGAGGTTGGCAGTGACAATGTAAGTTCCATCATTCATCACAAGTCTGCTGTAGGCAGCCTAAGTGAGCTAGAGCTGTGGAAATCTACACATGCCACAAATGTGGCACTCCCTTCTACTTTGTGCCTAGTTTGGCCAATCCTTGCACATAGATACCAATGCTTTCACTGGCAAATAACAGACTGGAGACGGCTCTCAGAATGACTTGGGCCACTGAATGCTTGGGGAAACCGTTTGTACGTGGTTTGAGACAAAATGTCATATATGTAATTAAAAAGGGAATTAATAAaagaatactgtacataaaatgcTAAATAAACGTACTTCACAATCACTATACCAAAAGGTAACACCTGCCAGATAGCCCAAGCCAATTACTGTATTAAGGGCTagctcacactgcctgctacACGACGTGCGCGCGCTTACGTATGCGCGCACGTTCGGCACTCTTTGAGGCTAGTGGACGAGAGTTGTCAAACTAGAAACTGCTTGTGGCGGCAAAGTCCAGCGTTGACGCTacgacattttgccgccacaacccaaattgaaatttggggctacagtcggtttggttcagccaataaaggcgaaccagctccgtgactcaTTCGTCACGCCCCCAATCGagtgacccaactcctgcagctagcGCACAGACCAcggggctgcaggagtgtgcgGCGGAGGCGCACACGGAAGCACGCGGCCGTAGCAGCCAGTGTGAGCTCGGCCTAAGGAGCTTCGCGTTGACTAACACTGCCCTAAATTACCTCCAGTCAGTTCCAGGGGCCCGTGAGATTTGCGCAGTTCTTTCACAGCTTCAAGGAATTCCTTCCCGCCGGCCTTTTCCAAGGCATTTCCTGCACAACAAAAACTATTATACAACGAAGGTGCTGATGTAAAGGTTGGCGTGCTTGTAGCAGGGTAAATAGCCTGTGTGATAGCTATGCATGGGAAACATATCGGTAGCTGCGGACTCCAGCAGAGCAATAGTTAAACAGATGAGTATGCTGCAGGACGCAGTGTGTCAGGGCACAGCCAAGGATGATCAGGATAACAGCTTGTGGTtaaaaggtaatctttattcgaacatcatggtgcagacagaggAATGGAGgatagctcttacgcgtttcacgcctagctggcgcttcgtcagagaggtggttgcaagcgtgtgtgacattgtcctcattaggagtAATGTGGTGGAGCTAATCATTCTCCACTCACAGCACCCCTAGGACTTCAATATATATGTCCTATACACAACGCTCACCTATACACTCATTACTCACATTTATATTAGATGCCTGCATCATTATATCTTCAATCAAGAAAGTCTATATGGACATTATTACAAATATTCCTCTACAGTCATTctgagcactattgatgaactttGTTCCTCAATAGTTAAACAGTACAAGCAAAGTTAATTAGCAAGGTCACAGCTGCATCGTTAGCCCTTTAAAAAGGACAGCATACCTCACTATGGGCGGTCTGTGATCAGGAAGGATACTGCCCTACGACCCTGCtgctgaaggtctgtcctaaactgggaactgctgaCTGAAGGTCTGCTTTACCCCATAACCTACTATGTCTATacccagggctcgacaaatgcactcgcccaccCGTCTGAGGTGAGTGCATTTTACCCGCAGGCGAGTCTTACCGGCGGCGTGGTgcggcatctcccggcattctcctgggCCGCCCCCTGCAATACCCGTGTCTCCCTCTCCAACTCCCGTGAACATGGCGCCATGACGACAGGGCGCTACGTAATGTCACGACGTTACGCGGCATCACGTTGCCGTGACGTCGCAACGGCACGTACCGCATCgtggtcatggcaacgcgacgttatttgacgccgcgcagccatgttcacgggagatggagggggagacatGGGAGTTGCAGGTTGagacgcaggagaatgccgggtgATGCCGCACCCCGCCCACGTGTAaagtgaggggagtgagagagggagggtggtttACAGTACAGATATCTCCCTGAGGAGATACTGAGACCTTATATGACAATGGGCACAGCCTCTTATGGACTGGTTTTTCATTTTTCCCTTAGGCCTCAGGCAtgctgagccgtgctgctgctcggcactgagcccctgcagccgcaatgagagcggctttagcaggggctcgcgcacgcgtccgcacacttggggaagcgtgtgtctgacagagttttgaaatttccctgcttgccggagcgcagggccggtcacgtgagggcgaaccagctccgtgacgtcactggcccgccccctgacccgccccctgacggcgcgctgtgtaaggccagggaaagcactgctAGAacaactatgtcccaggccttacgcTGACTTAAAGCTGGTTTAGTTATGTGTGTGTTTCATGTTGGGTTGTACTAAATAAAAACCCTTGCTCAGTTCCCCCACGAGTTGTTGCCCCAATGCAGCAGTGTTATTGTCGGACTGTTCAGCTTCCAGCTGCGGACCGGAATGAAGATGACTATGCTTGCAAACCAGAGCCGTATTGGACTGTATTGTCTGTATAATTAAAGGCCAGAGTATTTTCACACTAAACAAGACCCATTAATGACATCCATAATGCATGTTTTAAATATTCTTTGTTTGATAGAGGCCCTATGATTTCTATAGGAAATcgatggggaaaaaaaaatagtTCTTCCCATCTTGCTTAGTCAAAAGTGCTGGTGTGCGTGGTGATATTAAATATCGGCAAATACTAATAATTATAACATTACTTGGTTAACTTCATGTTAGCAGACAAAGCAGTTATGTAATGAACAGATTTTATTTCAGGATTAGAATCTCTACTAATTGATTCATTATAAACTATTCAGATGGAAGATATTATGTTAAGCGAAGACAACtgatgcaaaaaaaagaaaagtgtttATGACGAATGATAATTGCAATTTAAAGTGAGCTGGAATTTATTGGACAAATCTGATGTGTATAATGAATTCACTAAATAATCTGCCTATGCCCACATATAACTCACCTATGTCTTCTTTGAGGTCGATTTCTGCAGTAGTTGGATGGATAATGCCTTCAACCTTCATTGATCCTATGTGACCAACATCACTCTGAGTCAAGGACAGCTGAGCGAAGGAGAAGAAAGTGTAAGGGGAAGAAGGCAGACACTAAACTCAAGCTGTGCTGTTCAAATAGAAGCGGAATTCACAGAACTCACAGAAACAAGACAATGCCATAGGAGGATGTGCGGCGATGGGCGTGTGTATAGTGTGTTGTGTGCGTGATACATGTCTGTATAGAACTCCAATACAGAGGGGTTCTGCTGGAGTGTTTCACGTCCCTTCAACATCAAATCGGGTCGTgtgatatttattttttactattcCTTGCAAATACTGCAAAATGGAAGCTTGCATTTACTCACTGGTCCAAGCTTGATGGTAcgatgttttaattatttttagaCATTTAAGGTGCTTATTCTGTAAAGTGCAAATATCGCaagatcggcactatcacagcttacagaataagccccgtGGGCTTCATTTAATTGTTTTTACAAAGGGGGCCTCTGCAAGtgcctctcttaccttctctccaaagccggcatctcctcctgcaatcATGTGACCACACATCGCCACgacaacgcaacgtcacatggcGCCACGACAACGCGAcatagcaggaggagatgctgctcttgagaaggtaagaggccccgcccAAACCCCACTGCCCCGAGCCCCGCAAAACCCCCAGCCGGCCCTGATAAAGATAGTGTGGTTGAAGACTAGAAGCGATATCTTGTGAAACATGATAAATGTGCCGGCCTTtgaatgtgtatttattttctcCCTTTTAATCCAATACCTCCCAGAATTTGCCGGTTACCTTCTGGCCAAGCAAGAGGCTCTTTGAAGATAGAACAGTGAATCCGTCCCCAGGACCGTCATCTGCTGTTGAACTGGACGCCCcttctttttctgtttgtttgtccttttaagaaataataataaataatgactgtttcatatagcacttttctcccaatgggactcaaaacgCTTCCCAATGACAGCACagcacgcggtacgcagcacataggatagttacagacacagtccctgcccaggggagcttacaatctatgatattggtgcttgaggcacagggagataaagtgacttgcccaaggtcacaaggagcggacacTGGGATACATTATTGTTACTATCAATGAACTATTAGAAATGACGCCCTGTACTGTTTTGTTTATAATATAAAGTAAAACGTCCTTATATCACACAGATTAGGGAGATCTATTCAGAGAccctcaccctacgcgtttcgtctgagTTAGACTTCTTCTGTGGTACTAACTCAGACGAAACATGTAGGGTGAGGGTCTCTGAATAGATCTCCCTAATCTGTCTGATGTAAGGACGTTTTAatttgctgcaaagccttatttaaaGCTATTGGGACTGTGCACTATACTTTCAACTAAGCTAGCTGACGGAGCCGACGGAGTGAGCGGCGCCACTTCCGGGTGGTGATCGCGAGATCGGGTTGAACAGTGCAACGAAGGGAGCCCCAGCGTGTGTACACATTGTGCGAGAGGTTCCTTACATCATCAGCCCCTCTGCTGCAGCTAACAGAAAGGATGTTATCCTGACATGCCTGGatatttctgctacattgtaagtagccacttTTCTTGCGCTTTATTTTAATGATAAAACATACATCACCATATTGGCATCTTTCTGATTTATAGGTCACACCTCGTCCAGGAATTCTTATAAGGACATTCAACGTTTTTATCCCACAGGTGTTTTGTATTCAttcacctgttgtctctgatttGTGGCTTTTGTATTTTGTTTCCTATATATTTCTGGTGTGGTGTACATCCATTACATTGTGACAGCATTCATTTGACACCATTGTAGAATTGTTAGAAATTAGTTTTGcgcaatatatgtgtgtgtgtgtgtgtgtgtgtgtgtgtgtgtgtgtgtgtgtgtgtgtgtgtgtgtgtgtgtgtgtgtgtgtgtgtgtgtgtgtgtgtgtgtgtgtgtgtgtgtgtgtgtgtgtgtagtctaTAACTAAGCTACAGTTGGATTCCTACACAGCATGTTGACAGCCATAGTTAAGTCATATTGGTGCGATGTTAACCTATTATTCTCAGTCTAAAATTGGGCTCACCTTTGCTGTCCACTCTCCCAATTATGCGGCTCACCTTTTTGATGATCTTTTTTTTCCCGGCCTTTGGTTTCTTTGGCAGATTTTTGGCCATTGGCTTGCCAATTTTCTTCTTCTTCTCAATGGGCTGAGAGAGGATCGTTTCCTTGCCACGGGCACCTCGTTTCTTAGCCAGCAGCTCTGGGTGAATTCTTGGCAGGACCCCGCCACTCGCAATGGTCACCCCTCTGAGTAACTGAGAATACAAAGGAAACGCTGAGGAATGTTGAACAAAATCTGGAAGACGTTACAAGGTGATTTATCTAGAAGTGGTCCGCAGCACTGACTGTTCTACATGGAAATgaacttttatttcaatgttTATGACAGCAGATAACAATTATTAAGAGTACTCTCTGTTTTATGAGAGTACAGTCACTGTTTTGGTAACTGTTAACTGTAAATGTTAATAATATCTTGATAAAGACTCCAGAGGGTAGCCGAAACGTTGGCCATTTTTATGTTGtgcatatatatgtacagtatatgtatgtgtatatatatatatatatatatatatatatatatatatataaaatatataacaacTAAGTGCGCATATAAagacaataaaacaataaaatgaaaCGATAAATGCTGCCACAGTGTTACATTAtacacagtagtaatatatgGGACAAAGGGGGAGAAAATACAGGCGCAAAAAACGTTATATATAATAAGAAGAGAGCATATTGGACGTAAACAGTATCTGATGTCTTGGCGTCCCACGTGGAGGGGAAAAGACCACCATACAGACCAGCATGAAGGAGAGGAACTTATGTGTCCTACATGCCTTAACTTttggctactttgtaagtagctgtcTACTTTTGCGCTTTTACTAATACagaacgtacttcaccatattctGTTTCTCTTTATTCATTTCAGAGTATACATCCCAAGACATCAGATACTGTTTACATCCAATATGCTCTCTTATTATATATAACgattttttgcatatatatacacacaacataaatataatatatatatatatatatatatatatatatatatatttaagatttatgaaaattgtgtcagtgtccaattatttccggacctaactgtgtatatatatgtatatatatatatatatatacatatatatatatatatatatatatatatatatatatatatatatatatatatatatatacacagttaggtccggaaataattggacactgacacaattttcataaatctggttctgtacgccaccacaatggatttgaaatgaaacaactgagatgcaatagaagtgcagactttcagctttaattcaaggggttaaacaaaaatattgtatgaaacgtttaggaattgcaaccattttcatacacagtccccttatttcaggggctcaaatgtaattggacaaaataacacaatcataaataaaatgttcatttttaatactttgtcgagaatcctttgcaggcaatgactgcttgaagtcttgaacgcatggacatcaccaaatgctgggtttcctcctttgtgatgctttgccagacttttactgcagctgtcttcagttgttgtttgttcatggatctttctgccttaagttttgtcttcagcaagtgaaatgcatgctcaatcgggttaggatcaggtgattgactcggcccttgcagaatattccacttctttgccttaaaaaactcctgggttgctttcgcagtatgttttgggtcactgtccatctgtaaagtgaagcgccgtccaatcaacttagctgaatttggctgaatctgagcagacaatatatccctatacacttcagaattcatccggctgcatctgtcttctgtcacatcattaaAAACCACTGGTGACCAAGTGCCATTGAAAGCCATGCATGCTCcctgccatcactgcctccaccgtgttttacagacgatgtggtatgcttcggatcatgagccgttccaagccttctccatacctttttcttcccatcattctggtacaggttgatcttagtttcatctatgcaaagaatgctgttccagaactgggctggctttattagatattgtttggcaaagtctaatctggcctttctattcttgaggcttatgaatggtggTGAacccttgtggtgaaccctctgtatttgctctcgtgaagtcttctctttatggtaaacttggataatgatatgcctacctcctggagactGTTCTTCACTtgactggatgttgtgaagggagttttctttaccatggaaaggatcctacgatcatccaccactgttgtcttccgtggacgtccaggcattTTTGTGTTACAGAGCTcaacagtgcgttctttttttctcagaatgtacaagctgttgatttggccactcctaatgttcctgctatctctctgatggattttcttttttttgcagcctaaggatgccctgtttcacttgcattgagagctcctttgaccgcatgttgtgggttcacagcaacagcttccaaatgcgaatgccacatctggaatcaactctagaccttttacctgcttaattgatgatgaaataacgaaggaatagcccacatttgtccatgaaacagcttttgagtcaattgtccaattacttttggtcccttgaaaaagagggggctacatattaaagagatgtaattcctaaacccttcttccaatttggatgtgaataccctcaaattaaagcggatagactgcactttaagcccatattcattatttaactgcaacttgaatttattttggtacacagccgaaataacaaaacttgtatcagtgtccaattatttccggacttaactgtatatatatatatatatatatatgtatatatatatatatatatatatatatgtatatatatatatagtgcagaaaaaaatgagtacttcagtattaggtgatacctgttttatttggactaacactacactatcgcaactgaactaacacggctatttccgttatatatatatatatatatatatatatatatatatatatatatatatatatacaggcataccccgcattaacgtacgcaatgggaccggagcatgtatgtaaagtgaaaatgtacttaaagtgaagcactacctttttcccacttatcgatgcatgtactgtactgcaatcatcatatacgtgcataactgatgtaaataacgcatttgtaacaggctctatagtctccccgcttgcgcacagcttcggtacaggtagggagctggtattgctgttcaggatgtgcagacaggcgcatgcgcgagctgccgtttgcctattgagcgagatgtacttactcgcgagtgtacttaaagtgagtgtccttaatccggggtatgcctgtatgtgtatgtatatgtgtgtgaatatagcACATtgggtcagagagagatagagggaacACATTTAATGGATGCTATTACACTATACtaagggaaaaattttgaagaaTAAAAAGAATAATACCTATGCATGTTCACTTAATGTTGCATTGAATTACACAGATTTCATGTATAAACAGCCAACCTCACTGATTACTACTACCAGCTATGGAAGATAATCATTCTGTTCACGGACCTTTAGCTTAGAGAACATTAAACCAGCGTGTAAGAAAATGATCCTACGTGTATGTTAAACCTGCCACAAACACCACTGCTGCGGGACACATTTAATGTCTGTTTAGCCGCACACAGTGGTTTGATGCTTGGTACAGTAGCTATCTGATGAATGAACAAAAAATGCTAGCCAACGGACAATGCAAATGCATCCTTTACCAACACTAAATATCATCAGAAAAAGCTGGAGAAACCGCTCACAAATACTGTAACTCTGACTGAAAACTCATTTATTTTTCtaacaataactttatttcatacagtgCTTTTCCTatttacaatctatgcttttggtgcctgaggcacagggagataaagtgacttgcccaaggacacaAGGACACAAGGACACAAGGAGCTGCCACGGGGATTtgagccaggttcccctgcttcacactcgttctcagtgtctttactcactgagctgctccttctccctcctagATGTGTTATCAGCGTTTGTATGGACTGGGAGGTCATTCAGATTTTCTCTTTGCTGGTAGTAACTAGTTGAGTCGCGCTGAGGGGACACATcctccctatcagcgcggctttagacggcgttACCGCACGCTTCCAcaggcgtgtggaatttcagccgacagcccaatttaatttttcccgctgagggaagcgcagggccagtcacgtgaccgccaaaggccaatggcagtccgtgacgtcagcaccgtgacgtggcgcgctagccccgcctcccgcttgcctcccacccggcacacaagcgggctcgctgacgctcatgcagggacacgaaaaagctcctgcttgagcaggagagcatgagcgtcagcgctgctcagcgctcttGTTGtcaccatggccgaggcctaaggctgcggccccgctgccgctgagcgcgcccatgcttgagagcagtgacgtcaccaactctccaagcgtgagtgcaggctgtcctgcataattttgcaagcgcaagcagggggcgtgtcattggctggatcggggctatttctgtgtgtaagtgtgtgtgtttataattgtatgtgtgtgtgtgtgtgtgtgcgtgtgtgtggctgtgtgcattgactggcgctgattggttgCTGAAGAGTTATGTGACCCTTCAGCGTGCTTGAAAATCAATTTGttctgtctccccaagcgcctagCTTGAAAGAGCGTATGTGCATGAGTGCGCTGCGAGAGCGTGGCCGGACAGATTGATTTTAACTGAAGTGAGCGTGCCAAGCGGcggcgtggacgcagcctaatttgcAATCGCAGAATTGTATAAGGGAATCATAGTAGCATGAATAATGGGTAGTCATTTCCGTTCAAAGCCATAACTCTGCATTAGTGTAATAGGCCAGGGGTTTTCAATtcgacacccctccccccccacccaacaggtcaggttttcaagatatccctgcttcagcacaggcagctcagtCATTGAGTCactgaccgagccacctgtgctgaagcagggactgattgagccacttgtgctgaagcagggatatcctgaaaacctgacctgttggggggtcttgaggactggagttgagaaccccgggATTAGGCCACTTCCAAACATTTCTTTTATACAGGAGATGTGTGCTGTCTCTGTGGTTTTCAACATGTAAAAAACGGTGGAAACCTTTTCAAATGTAATGTGGCcacttttttttatgtatgtaaaaataatatatattac
It encodes:
- the MACROH2A2 gene encoding core histone macro-H2A.2; this encodes MSARGGKKKTTKLSRSSRAGVIFPVGRMMRYLRRGTHKYRIGMGAPVYMAAVIEYLAAEILELAGNAARDNKKGRITPRHILLAVANDEELNQLLRGVTIASGGVLPRIHPELLAKKRGARGKETILSQPIEKKKKIGKPMAKNLPKKPKAGKKKIIKKDKQTEKEGASSSTADDGPGDGFTVLSSKSLLLGQKLSLTQSDVGHIGSMKVEGIIHPTTAEIDLKEDIGNALEKAGGKEFLEAVKELRKSHGPLELTGAALSQANGLAAKFVIHCHIPQWGSDKCEEQLEKTVKNCLSIAEEKKLKSVAFPSFPSGRNGFPKQTAAQVTLRAISSHFVASASSSLKNIYFLLFDSESIGIYVQEMAKLDSK